Within the Xiphophorus couchianus chromosome 17, X_couchianus-1.0, whole genome shotgun sequence genome, the region gttactatttcagataattttatttcatttttttcaatgtagCCTATCTGGTAGGGTAGCACTAAGACTTGCTGTCTGACTGCCGCAATGAAGCcgaacagatttactttcaaaaGTGAAGCATTAAGGCTTTCACTATTATGCTCCACTTGATATTTATATCAACAAAACTTTATTGGTAACTGCTTTGGGTTTATCTAAAAAGTAATAGACACAGAGTCAAaaggaaaatggagaaaaaaacgtATCTGCAGTAATCTGTCCGGATAACAGCATCAGAGAGTCTGGCCTTGAAAACCTGAACAAGCTAATAAGAAGGCTAGCTCTGTTCTAGAGACATGGAGCCTGATGGACCTGTTGTGGAAAATAGATTAGACACACAATGAACAAGTACAACGATAATCTATACTTCGATTACAAGTAATGCAATGTGACTGACCTGAATTGAAGTCAATTGaatgaaagtaaagaaaatgtgcCATTCAGTAAGAACGCACATTGGAATTAGcagttaaaatttgttttgattttagtaaCGAGTCTTTCATACAGTTTCTTTGCTCTTGTTACAGTGGTGTCAACTTGAAAGTTTCCATTCCATCTTCAGGATCCTCCAAAATCACCATTTTACCAAAACTAAAAGGTAAAAGTTGCTATATTGTCATAAATGTGTTACAATGAATCATTGATTGCCTGacatacatggaaaaaatgtaatcagttaTTCTATGTGTGGCTTTCTCAAAACAACTTTGTCCAATGgcattttataatttacatGATGTGTTTGGACTTTATTTCAGATACATAAAACTGAGTTAAATGTGGTTGCATAACATGTAACACATTCATTTAGAAAGACATgcattttacttgaataaacCGTAAAATATTGATTTGCTATGAAACTACGATAATGTAGAACAGCTGTTTGTTCTGCTCAAGTTACTATCATAAAACACAATCATTAAatatcatttgttttttcctccagttCCCAATGAAACAGTCCCTGTTAACATGTCAGGTAAAGTTGCTGTTTGTATAATTGGGTAAAAGTTTAATATCCACAAAGGTGTTTCTGTAAAGTAATGCTGGCATTCACTTTCTATGTCTTAAcatcattttggttttcttttctttttgttcttctgaaTCTCCCCTCATCTAGAAGCCATGAGAGGAGCTGGTCCTGCTGGTTATTACTACCAGGGTGCTTGGCGAGCACTAGACGGCACCACAGTCCATCAGTTTAACAACGCCACAGCAATCAGCCAGTGTCTGAAAGGGAAGGTTCTCCATCTGTATGGAGACTCCACCGTCAGGCAGTGGATTGAATTCTTAATAGCTAAAGTTCCAGGTAGATACTCAGTAGAAATGTTTGACAACAATTCAAATTGGTTCCTTCTGACTTGTTCTCTGTTAAACTTTCAGATCTCAAGAAGTTTGACctgaaaacccccccaaaaactgGGCCCCTTATGGCCTTagattataaaaacaacattttattgacgTTCCGCTGCCACGGCCCTCCCCTCCGTGCTCCTCCATTGCCGGTCAGCCAGTTCCACTTTGTTGCCAACGAACTGGACAGCGTGGTTGGAGGAACAAACACTGTAGTCATTTTTGGCGTCTGGGCACACTTTGGCGTTTACCCTGTGGAGGTCTACATTCGACGTCTGCTGAGCATAAGGAGGGCAGTGGTGCGGCTGTTGACCAGAGCTCCAGATACTCTGGTTATCATCAGGACTGGTAATCCCAAAAAGCTGACGCTACGTGAGTCACTGACCACTGACGATTACTACGCATTGCAACGAGACAAGATACTCAGAGCAATATTCAAAGAAGTTAATGTCCGACTGCTGGACGCCTGGGAGATGACCCAGGCTCACTACCTTCCACATGACCTCCACCCACCTCAGCCCATAATTAAGAATATGATAGATGTTATTTTGTCCCACATATGCTCCCAGAGGTGAAATTTACAGACACATGGAAGAAGTAGAAGACTGTAGATCTGTGTGGTAGATCTGGTAACTATTGGTGATTGGTAACACATACTTACTGTTTGACTTTTGATACAAACAAATCCAGCTGTACGGATTTGTTTGTATCtagatgaggggaaaaaatattaacaaaaagaagCAGATGCAGGGTTTGTGTTTTATGGGAAATGTAAGGACACTTTATGGTGTCTCAAAGCTTTTGTTccattaaatattcaataaaagaACATAACCATAACTATCTAATCTCTGAACAGTCAACATCCTATTTTATCTCAAACGTCTTTTCTCAAGCCTGTTGCCTCTAAGACTTTTTCACAacttaatgtattttgatgTAAATCAATGTAGAGCTCTGCATTAATATGCTCATGTATGCTCGCTATGCTAGCTTAGATCTTGTCAGTTATGTTCTGTGTGGTGTTTTTCAAGAAATTGTCATGATTTGCAGTGTGAGGTGGTGACGCAGACGCAGTGAACCCAGTAGCTGAGaggaatgatgatgatgatgatgatgatttaattAACAAACAATGCACACATAATCCAAAATCCAGGCGGCACAGCTGAGCAGAAAGGCTAAGGTTCaacactggtagcaactggcaAACTAATAGACATCTAGCAACAGACTAGCTCAGACAGCTAAACGGCAAGACAGATCAAACAGACTGGTacgacagagacacaggtggcattaaatacacagagggtaatcacggaactagacacacctgggaacaatcaagaggtagacaggaaaacacagagactcaagacacagaaatccaaaataagcacagagagaaaactcaaatcaacacgGAGAAAACCCAATCTTGACAGAAATGACTCAAATGACATGGTGATCACGGCGCAACACAGTTCTGAAAGTAATGGAGACATGGAGGAAACATTGACATAAACATTTGATAtataaatgactcaaaaaataaTGAGTCAAAGTAATATAGTGAGTTGTGCAGCTAATGTTAACAATAAGAACATttatatctgtttatttttttgcatgttaattaaaaagaacattaaattaGTTAGTTATTAGTGTAATCTGCACTCAGCACTAGTAACATTATTTCCATTACTACAATAGAACGATTCTCTCTGAGTTTTATGTGTGCAGGTCCAGTTCTATGTTTTCATCCTACACTGCAAAGTCAGTGCATCCAAGATGCTATAATCACATTTCTACATTAATACAGTTGTTTAAAtgattagttttttattgatatgacattTCTCTTGAATGActgtaaaaacaagttttccagctttttaacaaataactgAATTAGCACAATAatccagtttctttttcttgttaatattgtatttattatattttcaatttatagGCTTTCATTAGTTTTGgtacatttttactgcaaaacatCAGCGtgaattttttaatgatttagaATTTTAGACCCACCTTTCAATAAGACAATATAAATTCTACAAATCAATTATGATTATGTGATTAACTTACACATTTGGTTAGAGGACTTGATCAAGACATGAGGCTTAAAGTTTAGGACTTGGACTGGACATGTTAGGTCTGCAGGCTTGTGTGTAGGACAgtggctgtgtttgtgtgtaacttCCAATCAGAAGCAGCTTAACTGGTTCAAGGAGGAAGATACCAGATTGCTTTCCCACCTAGTAGAGTAAACAGGCGCTCCTGAGCTCACCTTTAACTATTTACAAATCACACCTTTAACTATTCCAGTGTGTTTTCGCTTCCTGGACTAGTCTTGTACCCTCATCTTTATCAACTCTTGCCTATAGTTAAGCAGCAATGGCCAAATGAGGCTTTAAAGCCCTTTGATTTGCCCAAAGGTTCATTACTTGGTGCTTCCTTCATTGCTCACCAGTGACATCTAGTGCTGAACTGAAACTGTGACAGCCTTGCCACTCAAATAAATCATACTTCAAAAATATGACAACATGGCAGTGTATGCAAAATTGTAGGGTCCATGGAATCATATTTAACTAAAATGATTGGCACAGAAATGTCCTGCTAAAATATTGACCATCAGCTGTGGTTGTCCTTAATTTTGTGGACTGAAGACGTTTGATGTTTTGTGTCTTGACAGTGACGTGTTTGTTGGGGCAGAGAtggtttgctttgtgtttgttacttCCTTTCTGGAAAAACTAGAATTTGTCTAACTTCTATTTTTCTAGGACTTCTAGTTCTGATTGATTAACAGGTATGCAGAAAATTTCACTCTTCCAGTGGCTGTTAGTCTGTTTCCGCTGCTTGAgggggggggcgtgtgtgtggctAAAAACTCTTAgccaacattttttgttggcTTCCTTTCAGCCACCGCTGATGAATGAAACTCTTCTCGAATGCTGCTATCGCTGCTGTTGAGAAGCAGCGATCGCAGCTTCTGTTGCGATAGCAGCAGAAGCTGCTCCCCGCTGTCATCACCTCCTCGGACAGCGGGGAGGTGATGAGGCCCCGTCAGCCGGTTAGATCCTGAAAACgcgaaaaaaataaaacaaaataaaataaaataccagtGCGACCCCGACTAGGCTGCGGATAGGGCCCTCAACCTGTCTTAGGACTGTGGGACGTTTAAGAGTTTTTAGCCAACATGACTCTTCCTTGTCCTAACTTTGGACAAGACTTGTGATTTAGAGGTCTTCCACTTGAGATTCCAACTGAGATGTAATTGGAAAGACTTGACTCTTACTTCTGATTTGAGAAGCGGTTGGTTGGTTTCACCTCTGCCTTACTGCTCACTGCAATTTGCAACTGTGTTGCTTAGTGGCTGCAAAAAACCGCACTGTGACTGAAAACAGGATGGATTTGAGGAGCGCCGTGTCGAACTGGGCCAACAGCTCCTCTGACACTGCAAACCTCTTACAGGGAAAACGACTTCTGCTGATCCTTTTGTCGTGACACTTCAAGTCACAGAAGATGAAAACTCAGCGTGTGTGGAATGACAAGAATTTCCACAAACATGTTTGTAGACTTGTCTTAGTTGCTACACAAGCATTGCAGAGAGACAGTAACTCAGCTctgcattgttttcaaaatcGATAGTCATTGACCTGGAtgcttttttgattttcttttaacacagaGCCAGATCGAGTTGTCACTGCTACTGGGAGGCCAAGCTTTAAGGAAACGTTTTCCTCTGAAGTACGGATGGCTCGTTCTGTTGTTGGCTGTTGTTGTCTTATGGATCATGTTTAGCAATCCCAACGTCGCTGATCACATAGCCGGTAAATTAGCACAGGTGAGTATTTGTCATCTTTCAAACATGAACTTCAACTTCGTCAGCATTATAGGCTGGTAAAAGTACAGCTTTCAAGTTCAATGaaccaagtttatttgtgtcgcacatttcagcaacaagacagtttaaagtgctttacatcatgaaaacacaaaaatacaaagtcataaaagacaccagaaaaaaaaataaataaattattaagcAGCTTTTCTATCCAATTATGAATTGGTTAATCAAAAGCCTTACCAAATTAACCCTACactgtattatgttttatttattgtaagaATTATGGATAGAAAATGTGGTTAATACAACAatcgttagctgcagccctagTTCATTTAGTTATGGGTGCTTTTTGACTGATAACTCCCAATCTTTGGGAAAGCTTCTGGACCTGAAAAGTATCAAAACCCAAATGGGAAAAAGAAGGAATTGTTgggttttcaaacaaaatattcagttataGTTTTATGCTAATGCAGGGTCACCTCAATATATAATTGAGGAAGCTATCATAATTAATCAGTAATTTGTAAAGAAACTATGATTTTATGGCACTTGATTTGTTCAATCTCTAAACTTTATTCTCTAGTTGAAGAACAAAGTCCCGACCACTGAGGCTCTGATTCCCACCACCAGAACTCTGAAACGTCCCACTGAGCCTCCTAAGCCAACCAGTTTCTGCTCCTTCCACTCTGTGTTACCTGA harbors:
- the LOC114160738 gene encoding NXPE family member 3-like, producing the protein MFSNPNVADHIAGKLAQLKNKVPTTEALIPTTRTLKRPTEPPKPTSFCSFHSVLPEDALELEFLKNYITWPETPSVPANFCLNDTSHPAHSTFTILPRDGGGSWHVGDQLEVLIKINDFLGRPKKSGGDVLFARLHNRTVQAGVVGKVFDHRNGSYTAVFSLLWEGSAQVEVTLVHSSEAVTVLERVNLEKPGRIFFQSLFRSGSVTEDANCNVCLKAPPEQLCNFTDTHTGEPWFCYKPKTLKCEHRVSHAFKGLVPHPTGNEAKLFQSGVNLKVSIPSSGSSKITILPKLKVPNETVPVNMSAMRGAGPAGYYYQGAWRALDGTTVHQFNNATAISQCLKGKVLHLYGDSTVRQWIEFLIAKVPDLKKFDLKTPPKTGPLMALDYKNNILLTFRCHGPPLRAPPLPVSQFHFVANELDSVVGGTNTVVIFGVWAHFGVYPVEVYIRRLLSIRRAVVRLLTRAPDTLVIIRTGNPKKLTLRESLTTDDYYALQRDKILRAIFKEVNVRLLDAWEMTQAHYLPHDLHPPQPIIKNMIDVILSHICSQR